A genomic window from Punica granatum isolate Tunisia-2019 chromosome 2, ASM765513v2, whole genome shotgun sequence includes:
- the LOC116193579 gene encoding uncharacterized protein LOC116193579 encodes MRRSRSAELLPLDPEIERTLHRLRRENRRREELQVVEMADDDINRQIQGAARALRDYAVPTIMGSAIRRPTIPANNFELKPALIQMVQSNQFGGYPNESPDEHIAGFLQYCNTVKMNNVTDDVIRLQLFPFSLRDKARAWFNSLPQESITTWADLSSKFLRRFFPPARTARLRNEITNFTKFNGESLYEAWERFKEAIRKCPHHGLPDNLLIEVFYLSLDDTLRSLVDAAAGGALMGKNYDEASALIEEMASSAHNWQNERSKSRVASVNDMDTIANLTTQISALTTQVAFCELCSGPHSTLECMSGNPSASPNGEQVNFVNNFQRSNQGPYSNTYNPGWRNHPNFSWRNENNALKPPLGFQKQGPAQNAPPQQSQSRMEELMLSYMQKTDTMLQNQQATIRNLEGQISQISQQLSNRPSGSLPSNTEENPKGVNAIMLRSGKELEIVNRKAQTQEESPEKDKGKQKVEEPRQKSLGVKPYVPPVPFPGRLKQQQLDAQFAKFLDVFKKLQINIPFAEALQQMPSYARFMKDLLTKKRKFDGSEPVMLTGEKLGLGECKKTHITLQLADRSIKYPKGIVENVLVKVDKFIFPVDFIVLEMEEDREVPMILGRPFLATGKALIDVEQAYL; translated from the exons ATGCGCAGGAGTAGAAGTGCTGAACTTCTACCATTAGATCCTGAGATAGAGCGCACCTTGCATCGGTTGAGAAGAGAGaacagaagaagggaagaattgCAGGTAGTTGAGATGGCAGATGATGACATCAACCGCCAAATACAGGGTGCTGCCAGAGCACTTCGAGACTATGCAGTACCTACTATTATGGGTTCTGCGATCAGAAGGCCCACTATTCCAGCTAATAACTTTGAACTGAAGCCAGCACTCATCCAGATGGTTCAATCAAATCAGTTTGGAGGATATCCCAACGAGAGTCCTGATGAGCATATTGCAGGATTCCTCCAATACTGTAACACGGTAAAGATGAATAATGTCACTGATGATGTTATTAGATTAcagctttttcctttctcgctTAGGGATAAAGCGAGAGCCTGGTTCAATTCACTGCCACAAGAGTCCATCACCACCTGGGCCGACCTTTCATCTAAGTTTCTCAGGAGATTTTTCCCACCAGCTAGGACTGCAAGATTGAGGAACGAAATCACTAACTTCACCAAGTTCAATGGTGAATCACTTTATGAGgcatgggagagattcaaggaGGCAATCAGAAAGTGCCCACATCACGGATTGCCAGATAATCTCCTAATTGAGGTCTTCTATCTTAGCCTGGATGATACATTGAGGTCTCTAGTAGATGCTGCAGCAGGAGGCGCACTGATGGGTAAGAATTATGATGAAGCAAGTGCTTTGATAGAAGAGATGGCCTCCAGTGCACATAATTGGCAGaatgaaagaagtaaatcaaGAGTGGCATCAGTCAATGACATGGACACTATTGCTAATTTAACAACCCAGATTTCAGCTCTCACTACCCAG GTTGCTTTTTGTGAGTTGTGTTCAGGACCACATTCGACtcttgaatgcatgtctggAAATCCCTCGGCTTCACCCAATGGAGAGCAAGTGAACTTTGTCAACAACTTCCAACGGAGTAATCAAGGGCCTTATTCGAACACTTACAATCCCGGGTGGCGTAATCATCCTaatttctcatggaggaaTGAGAATAATGCACTTAAACCGCCACTTGGATTCCAAAAGCAAGGCCCTGCTCAGAATGCTCCACCTCAGCAAAGTCAGTCGAGAATGGAAGAGCTCATGTTGAGCTATATGCAAAAGACTGACACCATGCTACAGAATCAACAAGCCACTATTCGAAACCTAGAGGGTCAGATTAGTCAGATTTCTCAGCAATTGAGTAATAGACCATCAGGGTCTTTACCCAGCAACACTGAAGAGAACCCCAAGGGTGTCAATGCTATAATGCTGAGGAGTGGCAAGGAATTGGAAATAGTCAATAGAAAAGCTCAAACTCAGGAGGAGAGTCCGGAGAAAGACAAAGGTAAGCAAAAGGTGGAGGAACCAAGGCAGAAGTCACTAGGGGTGAAACCGTATGTTCCTCCTGTCCCTTTTCCAGGAAGATTGAAGCAACAACAGTTGGACGCCCAATTTGCTAAATTCCTAGATGTTTTTAAAAAGCTGCAAATCAACATTCCATTTGCAGAAGCACTCCAGCAGATGCCTTCATATGCTAGATTCATGAAGGATCTGCTCACTAAAAAGAGGAAGTTTGATGGGAGTGAGCCTGTGATGCTTACAGGAGA gaaacttggacttggagaatgcaaGAAAACTCATATTACCTTGCAACTTGCTGACAGGAGTATCAAATATCCAAAGGGTATTGTTGAGAATGTCCTGGTGAAGGTagacaaattcatatttccaGTCGACTTCATAGTcttggagatggaggaggacAGAGAGGTGCCCATGATCCTTGGCAGACCGTTCCTTGCGACAGGTAAAGCATTAATAGATGTGGAACAAG CTTATCTCTGA
- the LOC116196882 gene encoding organ-specific protein S2-like: MMKPFCAFIIPFSLLLLLSFTHARKDPAGDYWKKIMKDQPMPEAIRDLIVRPRSKDNHHFVKDFDVRRSVIIYPARVDPKDNMSSDTEDLKSGHNDASSTQHVNLKVPDQEQKNHENGA, encoded by the exons ATGATGAAGCCCTTCTGTGCTTTTATAATCCCATTCTCTCTTCTCCTC CTCCTGAGCTTCACTCACGCGAGGAAGGACCCTGCTGGGGACTACTGGAAGAAGATAATGAAGGACCAGCCCATGCCCGAAGCAATCAGAGACCTTATTGTTCGACCCAGAAGCAAAGACAATCACCATTTCGTTAAGGATTTTGACGTTAGACGGAGCGTCATAATTTACCCTGCTCGCGTGGATCCGAAAGATAACATGTCCTCTGATACAGAAGACCTTAAGTCAGGACATAACGATGCCTCGTCAACCCAGCATGTAAATCTCAAGGTTCCTGACCAAGAACAGAAGAATCATGAAAACGGTGCCTAG
- the LOC116196881 gene encoding BURP domain-containing protein BNM2A-like: MAAMRFESWTTILIPLLLLQVRIHGGSGARELDLRDPTRPEHPYPGNTKLSKGDVNPDVLRLPSEHGHHGMMHHHHRHGAQGDPSTMVFFTLTDLKEGNALPVYFPKRDPLASPKFLPREEAESIPFSSARLPTLLELFNFPRDSAQASAMEDTLRQCEAQPIVGEIKICATSLESQLDFVRSIFDSAPAGPSKFAALSTSHLAGSSHTASFQNYTISGPPLEVAAPTMVACHTMPYPYAVFYCHSQKSPNRVFQVPLLGENGEAVQALAVCHLDTSQWSPEHVSFRVLGIEPGSSHVCHFFPADHLVWVPAN; the protein is encoded by the exons ATGGCTGCCATGAGGTTTGAATCTTGGACCACCATCTTGATTCCTCTGCTGCTCTTACAG GTCAGAATTCATGGAGGTAGTGGGGCTAGGGAGCTTGATCTGAGGGACCCGACTCGACCCGAGCATCCCTATCCTGGAAACACGAAGCTGAGCAAGGGGGACGTCAACCCTGATGTCTTGAGGTTGCCTTCAGAACATGGACATCATGGGATGATGCATCATCATCACCGTCATGGTGCTCAAGGTGACCCATCAACAATGGTGTTTTTCACCTTGACGGATCTCAAGGAGGGGAACGCTCTCCCCGTCTACTTCCCCAAGAGGGACCCTTTAGCCTCCCCCAAGTTCCTGCCTCGGGAAGAAGCCGAGTCGATCCCCTTCTCGTCTGCCCGTCTCCCGACTCTCCTGGAACTCTTTAACTTCCCGCGGGACTCTGCTCAGGCCTCGGCCATGGAGGACACTCTCCGGCAGTGCGAGGCGCAGCCTATTGTGGGGGAAATCAAGATCTGCGCGACTTCCCTCGAGTCCCAGCTTGATTTCGTCCGCTCTATCTTTGACAGTGCCCCGGCTGGCCCGAGCAAGTTCGCTGCCTTGTCCACATCCCACCTTGCTGGGTCATCCCATACGGCCAGCTTCCAGAACTACACGATCTCAGGCCCCCCACTAGAGGTGGCAGCGCCGACAATGGTGGCATGCCACACTATGCCATACCCCTATGCAGTCTTTTACTGCCACAGCCAGAAGAGCCCAAACAGGGTTTTCCAGGTGCCCTTGCTAGGCGAAAATGGGGAAGCCGTGCAGGCCTTGGCAGTATGTCACCTGGACACATCCCAGTGGAGTCCCGAACATGTGTCGTTCCGGGTGCTTGGTATCGAGCCAGGGAGTTCCCATGTGTGTCACTTCTTCCCTGCAGATCATCTCGTGTGGGTACCTGCAAACTAG